The Sagittula sp. P11 genome window below encodes:
- the ntrB gene encoding nitrate ABC transporter permease: MTLSLNQKAAILSLLLLAVGLLVWEAAIPGQKPLSEMTEYERLTGGGAQKAGVPPPSQVLAKAWEQLSNPFYDAGPNDKGIGIQIGYSIYRVLTGYALAALVALPLGFLIGMSPIAYKALNPFIQVLRPISPLAWMPLALFIIQDSEASAIFVIFICSIWPMLINTAFGVAGVRSDWVNVARTHELGALKTAFTVILPAAAPTIITGMRISIGIAWLVIVAAEMLVGGTGIGYYVWNEWNNLDLTSVIFSILMIGVVGMLLDSAFGALQRAVAYAE; this comes from the coding sequence ATGACGCTCTCCCTGAACCAGAAGGCAGCGATCCTGTCGCTTCTCCTGCTGGCGGTCGGCCTCCTCGTGTGGGAGGCCGCCATCCCCGGCCAGAAGCCGCTGTCCGAGATGACGGAATACGAACGTCTCACCGGCGGCGGTGCCCAGAAGGCCGGGGTGCCGCCCCCGTCGCAGGTCCTCGCGAAGGCGTGGGAGCAGTTGTCGAACCCGTTCTACGATGCAGGCCCGAACGACAAGGGCATCGGCATCCAGATCGGCTATTCGATCTACCGGGTGCTGACGGGCTATGCGCTGGCGGCGCTGGTCGCCCTGCCGCTCGGCTTCCTGATCGGGATGTCGCCCATAGCCTACAAGGCGCTCAACCCCTTCATACAGGTGCTGAGGCCGATTTCGCCGCTCGCATGGATGCCACTGGCGCTGTTCATCATCCAGGACAGCGAGGCCTCTGCGATCTTCGTGATCTTCATCTGTTCGATCTGGCCAATGCTCATCAACACCGCCTTCGGTGTGGCGGGGGTCCGGTCGGACTGGGTGAACGTGGCGCGCACGCATGAACTGGGGGCATTGAAGACCGCCTTCACAGTGATCCTGCCCGCTGCGGCCCCCACCATCATCACGGGGATGCGCATCTCCATCGGCATCGCGTGGCTGGTGATCGTCGCGGCCGAGATGTTGGTCGGCGGGACCGGCATCGGCTACTACGTCTGGAACGAGTGGAACAACCTCGACCTGACCTCCGTCATCTTCTCGATCCTCATGATCGGCGTCGTCGGCATGTTGCTGGACTCGGCCTTCGGGGCGCTCCAGCGGGCGGTGGCCTATGCGGAGTGA
- a CDS encoding ABC transporter ATP-binding protein yields the protein MTKPYLSVEKLTQSFPDGKGGTMTVFEDATFGVEKGEFVCILGHSGCGKSTIMNILAGLAEPTSGVVKMDGFEVSGPSLDRGVVFQNYSLLPWLSALRNVMFGVKARHPDWSRAKVAEHSEQYLSMVGLEGDAIHRKPAQLSGGMRQRVSIARAFANHPKLLLLDEPFGALDALTRGTIQEELLKIWSRTQQTVFMITHDIDEAILLADRILLMTNGPLARVAESVEITIDRPRNRTEIVEHPNYYAIRNHLVQFLGRRSKELAGQPSNGVPQSPETVRIDLTETPTEDDSDDSPRLRAVHR from the coding sequence ATGACCAAACCCTATCTGAGCGTCGAGAAGCTGACCCAGTCCTTCCCGGACGGCAAGGGCGGCACGATGACCGTCTTCGAAGATGCCACCTTCGGGGTCGAGAAAGGCGAATTCGTCTGCATCCTCGGCCACTCCGGCTGCGGCAAGTCGACGATCATGAACATCCTCGCCGGTCTGGCGGAGCCCACCTCCGGCGTCGTGAAGATGGACGGCTTCGAGGTGTCGGGACCGTCGCTCGACCGCGGTGTCGTCTTCCAGAACTATTCGCTGCTGCCGTGGCTCTCGGCGCTGCGCAACGTGATGTTCGGCGTCAAGGCGCGTCATCCCGACTGGTCCCGCGCCAAGGTGGCGGAGCATTCGGAGCAGTACCTGTCCATGGTCGGGCTGGAGGGCGACGCGATCCACCGCAAGCCCGCGCAACTGTCAGGCGGCATGCGCCAGCGCGTGTCCATCGCGCGCGCCTTTGCGAACCATCCGAAGCTGCTGTTGCTGGACGAACCCTTCGGCGCGCTCGACGCGCTCACCCGGGGCACGATCCAGGAGGAACTGCTGAAGATCTGGAGCCGGACACAGCAGACCGTCTTCATGATCACCCACGACATTGACGAGGCGATCCTGCTGGCCGACCGCATCCTTTTGATGACCAACGGGCCGCTGGCGCGCGTGGCGGAGTCGGTGGAGATCACCATCGACCGGCCGCGCAACCGGACAGAGATCGTCGAGCACCCGAACTACTACGCCATCCGCAACCACTTGGTGCAGTTCCTCGGACGGCGGTCGAAAGAGCTGGCGGGCCAGCCCTCGAACGGGGTGCCGCAATCGCCGGAAACCGTGCGCATCGACCTGACGGAAACCCCGACCGAAGACGACAGCGACGACAGCCCGCGGCTTCGTGCCGTGCACCGATGA
- the cynS gene encoding cyanase, which translates to MKDNYEVPKMMTKEDVTVMILSAKKQAGLTWEGIADKIGMSPVWTHSACMGMNAMSPEKAELLVSVMGLPQEAAGVLAESPTKVWEQTVPTDPCIYRLYEIVGVYGPTIKALIHEKFGDGIMSAIDFDMQITRVPNPKGDRVKIEMSGKYLGYNSW; encoded by the coding sequence ATGAAAGACAACTACGAGGTGCCCAAGATGATGACCAAAGAGGACGTCACCGTGATGATCCTGTCGGCCAAGAAGCAGGCCGGCCTGACGTGGGAGGGGATCGCGGACAAGATCGGCATGTCCCCGGTCTGGACCCACTCCGCCTGCATGGGCATGAACGCGATGTCGCCCGAGAAGGCCGAGCTTCTGGTATCGGTTATGGGACTGCCGCAGGAGGCCGCGGGCGTGCTGGCCGAAAGCCCCACCAAGGTCTGGGAACAGACGGTACCGACCGACCCCTGCATCTATCGCCTGTATGAAATCGTCGGCGTCTACGGCCCCACGATCAAGGCGCTGATCCACGAGAAGTTCGGCGACGGCATCATGTCCGCCATCGACTTCGACATGCAGATCACCCGCGTCCCCAATCCCAAGGGCGACCGCGTGAAGATCGAGATGTCGGGCAAGTACCTCGGCTACAACAGCTGGTGA
- a CDS encoding nuclear transport factor 2 family protein, with translation MSRPPFPPFTEESARQKVRMAEDAWNTRDPDRVVLAYTEDTFWRNRSEFLRGRGEIHAFLTRKWQRENDYRLIKSLWAFTGNRIAVRFAYEWHDDAGQWFRSYGNENWQFTEAGLMAERHASINDVPIEADERLFHWPSGPRPEDVAPPPGLF, from the coding sequence ATGTCCCGCCCCCCGTTTCCCCCCTTCACCGAGGAAAGCGCCCGCCAGAAGGTGCGCATGGCCGAGGATGCGTGGAACACGCGCGATCCCGACCGGGTCGTCCTGGCCTACACGGAGGACACGTTCTGGCGGAACCGCTCGGAATTCCTGAGGGGCAGGGGCGAGATCCACGCGTTCCTGACCCGCAAGTGGCAGCGCGAAAATGACTATCGCCTGATCAAGTCGCTCTGGGCGTTCACCGGCAACAGGATCGCCGTCCGCTTCGCCTACGAATGGCACGACGACGCAGGCCAGTGGTTCCGGTCCTACGGCAACGAGAACTGGCAGTTCACCGAGGCGGGTCTCATGGCCGAGCGTCACGCCTCGATCAACGACGTGCCGATCGAAGCCGACGAAAGGCTCTTCCACTGGCCCTCAGGTCCGCGGCCCGAGGACGTGGCGCCACCGCCGGGATTGTTCTGA
- a CDS encoding GNAT family N-acetyltransferase: MNSMIEPISACAEGITTLRHVRPSDADAIQEILQSDLVNRGTMRLPFESPAGVAQRIAEEPGVTKIVALRQGAVAGYASMVTYPSLPRHWHCAEVDIVAVHPDHRGHGVGRHMLQQLIDLADRWLQVRRLSLTVWAGNEKAIALYQSLGFSIEGTMRQFVFVDGAYEDAHIMGRLKAVPGPSAPAGSE, from the coding sequence ATGAACAGCATGATCGAACCGATTTCGGCCTGCGCCGAAGGCATCACGACGCTGCGCCACGTGCGCCCTTCGGATGCCGATGCGATACAGGAAATACTGCAGTCGGATCTCGTCAATCGCGGCACGATGCGCTTGCCGTTCGAGTCGCCCGCAGGCGTTGCGCAACGCATCGCCGAGGAACCGGGCGTGACAAAGATCGTCGCGCTGCGGCAGGGGGCGGTTGCAGGATATGCGTCCATGGTGACCTATCCCTCCCTCCCGAGGCACTGGCACTGTGCCGAGGTCGATATCGTTGCCGTCCACCCCGATCACCGCGGGCACGGAGTCGGACGCCACATGCTGCAACAGTTGATCGATCTCGCCGACAGGTGGCTGCAGGTCCGCCGCCTCTCCCTCACCGTCTGGGCGGGCAACGAAAAGGCGATCGCTCTCTACCAGTCACTCGGTTTCTCGATCGAAGGGACCATGCGCCAGTTCGTGTTCGTGGATGGCGCGTACGAAGACGCCCACATCATGGGTCGACTGAAAGCCGTGCCGGGGCCATCGGCCCCCGCAGGTTCGGAGTAG
- a CDS encoding AAA family ATPase, producing the protein MKLWLDCLGGCALSRDGAPVAIPARKARMLLGLLAAARRRTMPRVRLAALLWEASDSDQARVSLRQALAQIRRSAGEGWVEADGDDLRLGDAVGTDLDAFQAALARNDPVEAARLYRGPFLEGLDASTPDLGQAIAAERARLAGLASDALARALDRADDGADASALAHRLLSLDPLNEVAHRRLMQIDAAHGMRGAARARFESLEAALRRDMNSAPEPETRALYDRIRRGGGQSATPGAVEVPAPAAPDPAGYLLLGMEAEGAPDYTMLRDRASGHGAFEQDSGPGEIALVYRDMRLREVCARALELSEAAGGTLSFGLVPFDGQDDGAARSIAQARRMAARADPGSILATRDLAARVGLAIEPDQSMVPLRPDAMRARPVLPLVGRAMELAQLEAAVAGVRQSSSSLTVHLSGEAGIGKSRLASEVIRLSEQAGMVIAVCGFDAFSPGSRHLAQRMMAGLSAPPVPDPEAQPIERAIWRWLTDPEDEAEARLRLSALDPQAQQERILDVLSAALKRAADVTGLLILIEDCHWRPDGAGDFILALQARLRDSPILLLLTERPHPGSLDHRIATRARSGLSRISLAPLPEAAARELVQAVAPGFASAEEAIDRAAGHPLFLIRLIEAGWTAGALPATVTELVQEQIERLPEQERAALRTAAILGASFDPEDMSAIFPETASLRANGDLLHETETGLAFGHDLIHRAVYESIPEETRQTWHARAAAHFRGHDPISWAEHALKAADDADAGHAAVAAANAMIAARRFSAAYPYLEAGFARDSDAEASAELYSCRAGIRRVRGDMAGALEDYRAAHARAIRSETRVAMLCRQALVLHRLGRGDEADRALDAAEEIADDIGLTGSGRAEIHEQRGNRAFVRGDHAACMRHHRAALAAAEATGAPRGIARGHGGIGDAAYAAGRFATAYRHFTKAIETAEQAGLGLVREEYLFMRAFALFFAEPGPQASLLSDIAVDSAVQCGAVRTEMIAREVRAEMRLANGDLAGLEEDLQAIEKLASTRGENRFSKDVETLYAFLEWRRGNADAARRRLAPLLPDAVDDAYIGGTILGLAAICAESTAERDRAIADGLACLERGALSHAVIWFHSSVIERAINDADRDLARRHMDALTSYAAEEPIGLASLYVRSAVLLLWPSEPEARRVLATDLRAACLEDMARMLEASGSLADAP; encoded by the coding sequence ATGAAGCTCTGGCTCGATTGTCTCGGAGGATGCGCCCTGTCGCGCGATGGCGCACCTGTCGCGATTCCCGCGCGCAAGGCCCGCATGTTGCTTGGCCTGCTGGCGGCGGCACGTCGCCGGACCATGCCCCGGGTGCGCCTCGCCGCGCTTTTGTGGGAGGCGAGCGACAGCGATCAGGCCCGGGTCAGCCTGCGGCAGGCCCTCGCCCAGATCCGCCGCTCGGCCGGCGAAGGATGGGTCGAGGCGGACGGAGACGACCTTCGGCTGGGCGACGCGGTCGGCACTGACCTCGATGCCTTCCAGGCGGCCCTGGCTCGCAACGATCCGGTGGAGGCCGCGCGACTGTACCGGGGGCCATTCCTCGAAGGACTGGACGCCTCGACGCCCGACCTCGGGCAGGCCATCGCGGCTGAACGCGCGCGGCTGGCCGGATTGGCGTCAGATGCGCTGGCCCGGGCGCTGGACCGGGCGGACGACGGCGCGGATGCCTCGGCGCTTGCGCATCGTCTGCTTAGTCTCGATCCACTGAACGAGGTCGCCCATCGCCGCCTGATGCAGATCGACGCGGCCCACGGAATGCGTGGCGCAGCGCGCGCGCGGTTCGAAAGCCTCGAAGCCGCGCTGCGCCGGGACATGAACAGCGCGCCCGAGCCTGAAACGCGCGCGCTATACGACCGGATCCGGCGTGGCGGCGGCCAGAGTGCCACGCCAGGCGCGGTCGAGGTGCCTGCACCCGCCGCCCCCGACCCCGCCGGTTACCTGCTTCTCGGCATGGAGGCGGAGGGCGCGCCCGACTACACCATGCTGCGCGACCGCGCGTCTGGTCACGGTGCCTTCGAACAGGACTCCGGTCCCGGCGAAATCGCCTTGGTCTATCGCGACATGCGCCTTCGGGAGGTCTGCGCCCGCGCGCTCGAGCTGTCCGAAGCGGCGGGCGGGACCCTGTCCTTCGGGCTGGTGCCATTCGATGGGCAGGATGACGGCGCCGCGCGGTCGATTGCACAGGCCCGCCGGATGGCCGCCCGGGCCGATCCCGGGTCCATCCTCGCGACGCGAGACCTTGCCGCGCGGGTCGGTCTCGCAATCGAACCGGATCAGAGCATGGTGCCCCTGCGGCCCGATGCGATGCGCGCGAGACCGGTTCTGCCGCTCGTAGGTCGGGCCATGGAACTGGCGCAGCTCGAAGCCGCGGTCGCCGGGGTGCGCCAGTCGTCGAGCAGCCTGACCGTGCATCTGTCCGGTGAAGCGGGCATCGGCAAGAGCCGCCTCGCCAGCGAGGTCATCCGCCTGTCGGAACAGGCCGGCATGGTGATCGCCGTCTGCGGGTTCGATGCCTTCTCTCCGGGCTCGCGTCATCTGGCGCAGCGGATGATGGCAGGGTTGTCGGCGCCTCCGGTCCCCGATCCCGAGGCACAGCCGATCGAGCGCGCGATCTGGAGATGGCTGACCGATCCCGAAGACGAAGCCGAAGCGCGCCTACGCTTGAGCGCTCTCGACCCGCAAGCGCAGCAGGAGCGGATACTGGACGTGCTGTCCGCTGCACTGAAACGCGCGGCAGACGTGACAGGTCTGCTGATCCTGATCGAAGACTGCCACTGGCGCCCCGATGGTGCGGGCGATTTCATCCTCGCGTTGCAGGCCCGCCTGCGTGACAGCCCCATCCTGCTGCTGCTGACGGAACGCCCGCATCCCGGCAGCCTCGATCATCGCATCGCCACGCGGGCCAGGTCCGGCCTTTCGCGGATCTCGCTCGCCCCCTTGCCGGAGGCGGCGGCGCGGGAACTTGTCCAGGCCGTCGCGCCGGGATTCGCGTCAGCCGAGGAGGCAATCGACCGGGCCGCGGGCCATCCGCTCTTTCTGATACGGTTGATCGAGGCGGGCTGGACCGCAGGCGCCCTGCCCGCAACCGTGACCGAACTCGTGCAGGAACAGATCGAGCGGCTGCCGGAACAGGAACGCGCCGCGCTCAGGACGGCGGCCATTCTGGGCGCTAGCTTCGATCCGGAGGACATGTCCGCCATCTTTCCCGAAACCGCATCGCTCCGGGCGAACGGCGATCTCCTGCACGAAACGGAAACGGGGCTCGCCTTCGGTCACGACCTGATCCACCGTGCGGTCTACGAAAGCATCCCCGAGGAGACCCGCCAGACCTGGCATGCCCGTGCTGCCGCGCATTTCCGCGGGCACGATCCCATAAGCTGGGCCGAGCACGCCCTGAAGGCCGCCGACGATGCGGATGCAGGACATGCAGCCGTCGCTGCGGCCAACGCGATGATTGCGGCGCGGCGCTTCTCGGCAGCCTATCCGTACCTCGAAGCCGGCTTCGCCCGCGACAGCGACGCGGAGGCCAGCGCCGAGCTTTATTCCTGCCGTGCAGGCATTCGCAGGGTGCGCGGCGACATGGCCGGCGCGCTGGAGGATTACCGGGCCGCTCATGCACGCGCCATCCGGTCCGAAACCCGCGTCGCGATGCTGTGCCGCCAGGCGCTGGTGCTGCACCGGCTGGGTCGCGGGGACGAGGCGGACCGGGCCCTCGATGCGGCGGAGGAGATCGCCGATGACATCGGCCTGACCGGATCGGGACGCGCCGAGATCCACGAACAACGCGGCAACCGCGCCTTCGTGCGCGGAGACCATGCCGCCTGCATGCGCCACCACCGCGCCGCCCTCGCCGCGGCCGAGGCGACCGGCGCTCCGCGTGGGATCGCGCGCGGGCATGGCGGGATCGGGGACGCCGCCTATGCCGCGGGGCGCTTTGCCACGGCCTATCGCCACTTCACAAAGGCGATTGAAACCGCGGAACAGGCGGGCCTCGGTCTTGTCCGCGAAGAGTACCTCTTCATGCGGGCCTTCGCGCTGTTCTTTGCGGAGCCCGGCCCGCAGGCGAGCCTGCTCTCGGATATCGCCGTCGACAGCGCCGTCCAGTGCGGTGCCGTCCGGACGGAGATGATCGCGCGCGAGGTGCGGGCCGAAATGCGCCTCGCCAACGGCGACCTGGCCGGGCTGGAGGAAGACCTGCAGGCGATCGAGAAACTGGCATCCACCCGGGGCGAGAACCGTTTTTCAAAGGACGTCGAGACGCTCTACGCGTTCCTCGAATGGCGCCGGGGGAATGCAGACGCGGCCCGCAGGCGGCTTGCCCCGCTTTTGCCGGACGCGGTGGACGACGCCTATATCGGCGGCACGATCCTCGGGTTGGCCGCCATCTGCGCGGAAAGCACGGCGGAGAGAGACCGCGCTATCGCCGACGGGCTGGCGTGCCTCGAACGGGGCGCGCTATCGCACGCCGTCATCTGGTTCCATTCCAGCGTCATCGAGCGGGCGATCAACGACGCCGACCGGGATCTGGCACGCCGGCATATGGACGCGTTGACAAGCTATGCGGCGGAAGAACCCATCGGACTGGCGTCGCTGTACGTCCGGTCCGCTGTGTTGCTGCTCTGGCCATCTGAACCCGAAGCCCGGCGGGTGCTGGCCACGGACCTGCGCGCAGCCTGCCTGGAAGACATGGCACGGATGCTGGAGGCCTCGGGCTCCCTGGCCGACGCCCCCTGA